One genomic region from Spirosoma sp. KCTC 42546 encodes:
- a CDS encoding TonB-dependent receptor, with protein MMLFYSSPPPFTRKWSFFFCFLFAFTTLAVEGKSPSSTITKTTESRTENPSADITISGRVTDATTNEALAGCTVVLKGSQKGTTTDANGDYKIAVPNGNAVLVFGFIGFVSQDVPVGNQTTINVALKASASELSQVVVIGYGSASQKDMTGSVKSIKSADFNRGIINSPEQLLQGKVAGVNVTSTSGEPGGSQNITIRGPGGVRTGSTPLFVLDGIALDNSSTGGATNPLNFLNPQDIESIDVLKDASATAIYGSRGANGVVLITTKKGKAGSSNFTLSSSFGISNLTRALPVFSADEYRQQVPAVGGVLEDFKGSTDWQKEVTQTAKTQNHNVSFGGGANKLTYYGSFGVQNQEGILKGSKLDRYTGRLNVSQKFLDDRLTVDVNLNTTYTLNKRPPTEDLIGGAISTNPTIPAYDTDGTPFKYQAGTNPLITLALKKDITTINRTIANFSPSFKITKDLVYKLNLGIDNSSAVRDLEQLPSAVPLIDGRLESIYTTNRNILVENYFTYTLAKQDHNLTALLGHSYQKIFVQERRSSINKFPISPIDPIYNAGLGQELTLANNKPSGFATENELQSFFSRVSYHYKDKYLMTATVRADGSSKFGANNKYGVFPSLSAGWRISEEAFMKSGPFTDLKLRAGWGQTGNQEIPAKITQALFTSQVSASASYPLTATGPYPAGTSYTRLANPDIQWEVSTQTDLGLDFSLFKGGLSGSVDYFRKVSNNILLEVIPSDPVQPAGTFWTNVPDMTITNQGVELDLNYRYASLSGFRFDVGGNITFIDNVVNNSPYTVIPSGSASGSGLTSATINGYINGQPIGTFFLKNFIGLDDKGISKFQDVDGDGIITDKDRLAVGSALPTKQFNFHTNVAYKGFDLSVNFNGVSGNKLYDNTANANFYKLRLSKGLNVTPEAIALQNESINNSAPVSSRYLKTGAFLRLNNLSLGYNLSPKLIGMGKWISAIRLSATGQNLFVITKYDGYDPEVNVTDRNINGISSYGIDYLSYPKAKTFVFGLNLTF; from the coding sequence ATGATGCTTTTTTACTCCTCCCCTCCTCCATTTACGCGTAAATGGAGCTTTTTTTTCTGTTTCCTGTTCGCCTTCACCACACTCGCTGTTGAGGGGAAAAGTCCTTCATCGACAATCACGAAAACGACTGAGTCCCGTACCGAAAACCCGTCGGCAGACATAACCATCAGCGGACGGGTTACAGATGCAACAACCAACGAAGCACTCGCTGGCTGTACTGTTGTGCTGAAAGGTAGTCAGAAAGGAACCACCACCGATGCAAACGGAGACTACAAAATTGCCGTACCAAACGGCAATGCAGTTCTGGTATTTGGCTTCATTGGCTTTGTTTCTCAGGACGTTCCGGTGGGCAATCAAACCACCATCAATGTAGCGTTGAAAGCGTCGGCCTCTGAACTGTCTCAAGTCGTCGTTATCGGTTATGGGAGCGCTTCCCAGAAGGATATGACGGGTTCGGTGAAGTCGATTAAAAGCGCCGATTTCAACCGGGGGATCATCAACTCACCCGAACAACTTTTACAGGGAAAGGTAGCCGGGGTCAATGTCACCTCTACCAGTGGTGAACCTGGTGGTAGCCAGAATATTACGATCCGTGGACCTGGCGGTGTTCGAACAGGTAGTACTCCTCTTTTCGTACTGGATGGTATCGCATTAGATAATTCAAGCACGGGTGGAGCAACCAACCCACTGAATTTTTTAAATCCGCAGGATATTGAGTCCATCGATGTGTTGAAAGATGCATCGGCAACAGCTATTTACGGTTCGCGCGGTGCGAATGGCGTTGTACTGATTACAACCAAAAAGGGAAAAGCGGGTTCGTCTAACTTCACGCTTTCATCCAGTTTCGGTATCTCAAATCTGACCCGCGCCTTACCTGTGTTTTCAGCCGATGAATACCGCCAGCAGGTTCCGGCAGTGGGTGGCGTTCTGGAAGATTTCAAAGGATCAACCGACTGGCAGAAGGAGGTAACCCAGACAGCCAAAACCCAGAACCACAACGTATCGTTTGGCGGGGGTGCCAATAAATTAACCTACTACGGTTCTTTCGGGGTTCAAAATCAGGAAGGGATTCTGAAAGGCAGTAAACTTGATCGGTACACAGGTCGTCTTAATGTGTCGCAGAAATTTCTGGACGATCGGCTCACGGTCGACGTTAACCTCAATACGACCTACACCTTAAACAAACGGCCACCAACCGAGGATCTGATCGGTGGCGCTATCTCGACAAACCCTACGATACCCGCCTACGATACCGATGGAACGCCTTTTAAATACCAGGCTGGTACGAATCCGCTCATTACACTGGCACTGAAAAAAGACATTACCACCATCAATCGGACAATTGCCAATTTTTCCCCTTCGTTCAAGATCACCAAAGATCTGGTGTACAAACTGAATCTGGGAATCGACAACTCCAGTGCGGTGCGGGATCTGGAACAGCTGCCCAGCGCAGTACCGTTGATTGATGGAAGATTAGAGTCGATCTACACCACCAATCGGAACATCTTGGTTGAGAACTATTTCACCTACACACTGGCGAAACAGGATCATAACCTAACTGCATTGCTGGGGCATTCGTACCAGAAAATTTTTGTGCAGGAACGGCGCTCCAGCATCAACAAATTCCCGATCTCCCCCATCGATCCTATTTACAACGCCGGTTTAGGTCAGGAACTCACGCTGGCGAACAACAAGCCTAGTGGATTCGCTACAGAAAATGAATTACAATCGTTTTTCTCGCGGGTTAGCTATCATTACAAGGATAAATACCTGATGACAGCCACCGTACGGGCCGATGGATCGTCCAAATTTGGGGCGAACAACAAATACGGAGTCTTTCCTTCCCTCTCGGCTGGCTGGCGGATTTCGGAAGAGGCCTTTATGAAGTCAGGGCCATTCACCGACCTGAAACTTCGGGCAGGATGGGGTCAAACGGGTAATCAGGAGATTCCGGCCAAAATTACCCAGGCCCTGTTTACCTCCCAGGTGTCGGCTTCAGCGAGTTATCCATTAACGGCAACAGGCCCCTACCCGGCTGGAACATCGTATACACGCCTTGCCAACCCCGACATTCAATGGGAAGTGTCTACCCAAACGGATCTTGGTCTGGATTTTTCGCTGTTCAAAGGAGGCTTGTCGGGGTCGGTTGATTATTTCCGAAAAGTCTCCAACAACATCCTGCTGGAAGTTATTCCGTCTGACCCCGTTCAACCTGCGGGCACATTCTGGACCAATGTTCCCGATATGACCATCACCAACCAGGGTGTCGAACTGGATCTGAACTATCGGTATGCCAGCCTGAGTGGTTTCCGGTTCGATGTTGGTGGCAATATTACGTTCATCGACAACGTGGTTAATAACTCCCCGTATACTGTTATCCCTTCCGGCTCTGCCTCTGGTTCTGGCCTGACATCGGCTACCATCAATGGCTATATCAACGGGCAGCCCATCGGGACATTCTTCCTGAAAAACTTTATTGGTCTCGACGACAAGGGGATCAGTAAGTTTCAGGATGTAGATGGCGACGGGATCATAACCGATAAAGACCGTCTGGCCGTTGGAAGCGCCCTGCCAACCAAGCAGTTTAACTTCCACACGAATGTGGCGTACAAAGGATTCGATCTGTCGGTCAATTTCAATGGTGTATCCGGCAACAAGCTATATGACAATACGGCCAATGCGAACTTCTACAAGTTGCGGTTGTCGAAAGGGCTGAACGTCACCCCGGAGGCCATTGCTTTACAGAATGAGTCGATCAACAATTCGGCACCGGTTTCGAGCCGATACCTCAAAACGGGTGCTTTCCTGCGGTTGAATAACCTTTCGTTAGGCTATAACCTCAGCCCTAAACTCATTGGCATGGGCAAGTGGATTTCAGCAATCAGGCTGTCGGCTACGGGTCAGAACTTGTTCGTGATCACGAAATACGACGGTTATGACCCCGAAGTGAACGTAACCGACCGGAACATCAACGGGATTTCGTCCTACGGTATCGATTACCTCAGCTATCCGAAAGCCAAAACGTTTGTATTCGGCCTGAACCTTACTTTTTAA
- a CDS encoding RagB/SusD family nutrient uptake outer membrane protein codes for MKKIVISTLALVSVLFIYGCTNLAENVLDEASVSGLSDRQAADGIIAPVYARLPDIFLHTNYFALQEISTDEAILPYRGGTDWGDNGIYLALHQHTTISTDPNLNSTWNLILQGVSRSITAINTLPTLKDPVTKTYLAEARGMRAYYSMLTLDMFGLVFVKDDLGATSTILRGDQAVEYIKAELLAVEPNLETTVGPGRLTKGAVWGLLARLYMNAAVYRDRYATQFTFKPEDMDKAVEYCDKIISSGQYTLSKDFFSIFNSDNHDNKELIFAVDQRADLNGTNRMAYFSISGDQFPIPAYPAANGTDGPGITPDYYQSWATAYAPKDPSVDPRFYKQNLTIYSNPADSCVAEADFNINRGILRGQQYGLIRRNGVFLKCPDGKYKVGKLAYDTRNKPTLAVNFTEQIDFSVAGSNYNTGYRVEKYEFSKKSASGRNFGDADIVILRLADIYLMRAEAKLRKSGDAASALADVNTVRAARTVTAPPPALTTMNLDLLLRERGFELYWEDLRRTDLIRFGKYESTWTEKTNSDPKKRIFPIPQTAIDGASNLPGYLKQNDSY; via the coding sequence ATGAAAAAAATAGTCATTTCGACGCTGGCTCTGGTTAGCGTACTCTTTATATACGGTTGTACCAATCTGGCCGAAAACGTGTTGGACGAAGCCTCGGTTTCCGGTTTGTCCGACCGTCAGGCAGCCGATGGAATAATTGCGCCTGTGTACGCCCGTTTACCCGATATTTTCCTGCATACCAACTACTTCGCTCTTCAGGAAATCTCGACGGATGAAGCGATTCTACCATATCGGGGTGGTACCGATTGGGGTGATAATGGCATTTATTTAGCCCTGCACCAGCATACAACCATCAGTACCGATCCTAACCTGAACAGTACCTGGAACCTGATTTTGCAGGGTGTATCGAGATCCATTACAGCGATCAATACGCTACCGACTCTGAAAGATCCAGTTACGAAAACCTATCTGGCCGAAGCCAGAGGAATGCGCGCCTACTATTCCATGCTGACATTAGATATGTTCGGTTTGGTGTTTGTGAAAGACGATCTGGGGGCTACATCAACCATTCTTCGGGGCGATCAGGCCGTTGAGTACATCAAAGCCGAATTGCTCGCAGTAGAGCCCAACCTGGAAACCACGGTTGGCCCTGGCCGGTTAACCAAAGGGGCCGTTTGGGGACTGCTGGCTCGTTTGTATATGAACGCTGCGGTTTACCGCGACCGGTATGCAACCCAGTTTACGTTCAAGCCAGAGGATATGGATAAGGCCGTTGAATACTGCGACAAGATCATTTCCTCTGGCCAATACACACTGTCGAAGGATTTCTTCTCCATCTTCAACTCCGATAACCACGACAATAAAGAGTTGATCTTTGCGGTCGATCAGCGGGCTGACCTAAATGGTACGAATCGGATGGCCTATTTTTCGATATCGGGCGATCAGTTCCCAATACCAGCTTATCCGGCAGCTAACGGCACCGATGGACCGGGTATTACACCTGATTACTACCAGAGCTGGGCCACGGCTTATGCGCCTAAAGATCCGTCGGTAGATCCTCGTTTTTACAAACAGAATCTGACCATCTACTCCAATCCGGCGGATTCGTGTGTGGCCGAAGCCGACTTTAACATTAACCGGGGCATTCTGCGTGGTCAGCAATATGGTTTGATTCGGCGGAACGGTGTGTTTTTGAAATGTCCGGATGGGAAATATAAAGTAGGCAAGCTGGCTTACGACACTCGCAATAAACCTACGCTGGCCGTTAATTTTACAGAGCAAATTGACTTCTCGGTTGCCGGAAGCAATTACAACACGGGCTATCGGGTTGAAAAATATGAGTTCAGCAAGAAATCGGCCAGTGGCCGGAATTTCGGTGATGCGGATATTGTGATCCTTCGATTAGCCGATATTTACCTGATGCGCGCGGAGGCTAAACTTCGCAAAAGTGGCGATGCGGCCTCTGCTTTAGCCGATGTCAATACGGTCAGAGCTGCGCGAACGGTTACGGCTCCTCCACCAGCCCTCACCACCATGAACCTGGATCTGCTGTTACGGGAACGTGGTTTTGAATTATACTGGGAAGACCTTCGTCGTACTGATCTGATCCGATTTGGCAAATATGAGAGCACGTGGACGGAAAAAACGAACAGTGATCCTAAGAAGCGTATTTTCCCAATCCCGCAAACGGCAATTGATGGGGCCTCTAACCTGCCAGGCTATCTGAAGCAAAACGATAGCTACTAA
- a CDS encoding IS982 family transposase — MSEKVVAIYCFLDDYFIEVGKNQGSVKPQTTPKVSDSIVLTTAIISARFFGGNQASAMLYMADKQGIVMLEKSAFNRRLHRLATTLSALFYYLADFFKALNLSGEYLIDSFPVAVCDNIRIGRSRLVKGEEYRGKIASKRRFFFGFRVQLITTRDKQPVQFFILPGSYVDVTALQMMHLTLPAGSEVYGDSGYTDYEQEDLYAESEEVNLRIQRKSNSQRPDQAWEAAYKKQLRQRIEQAFSQITMRFPKKIHAVTEAGFLIKIVLFLIAYTLETNL, encoded by the coding sequence ATGTCTGAGAAAGTAGTGGCAATTTATTGCTTTTTGGATGATTATTTCATCGAAGTGGGCAAAAATCAGGGGAGTGTAAAACCCCAGACAACTCCTAAAGTTAGCGACAGTATCGTGTTGACAACCGCCATCATATCGGCCCGTTTCTTTGGTGGCAATCAAGCCTCGGCTATGCTCTACATGGCTGATAAGCAAGGTATTGTCATGCTTGAGAAATCGGCGTTCAATCGTCGTCTTCACCGCCTGGCGACCACACTGAGTGCCTTGTTCTACTATCTGGCTGATTTTTTCAAAGCACTCAATCTGAGCGGAGAATACCTGATCGATTCGTTTCCTGTGGCAGTTTGTGACAACATCCGCATTGGCCGATCGCGGTTAGTCAAAGGGGAGGAATATCGAGGGAAGATTGCGTCGAAGCGTCGATTCTTTTTTGGCTTTCGTGTTCAACTCATCACCACCCGCGACAAGCAACCGGTTCAGTTTTTTATTCTGCCGGGTTCGTATGTGGATGTGACGGCGCTTCAGATGATGCATTTGACGTTGCCAGCAGGTAGCGAAGTCTATGGGGACTCGGGCTACACCGATTACGAGCAAGAGGATTTGTATGCTGAGAGTGAGGAGGTTAATTTAAGAATACAACGAAAAAGTAATAGCCAACGCCCCGATCAAGCTTGGGAAGCTGCTTACAAAAAGCAACTTCGCCAACGGATTGAGCAGGCCTTTAGCCAGATTACGATGCGATTTCCTAAGAAAATTCATGCCGTTACTGAAGCCGGTTTCCTTATTAAAATCGTGTTGTTTTTGATAGCCTATACCCTCGAAACAAACTTGTGA
- a CDS encoding deoxynucleoside kinase, with protein MHIAITGNIGAGKTTLAELLAAHYGWEVLYEAVEGNPYLADFYEDMPRWSFNLQIYFLNSRFVQMTKIMDSKRKNQGLTLVQDRTIYEDAAIFARNLYQNETMSERDYFTYRQVFENMMSLVRPPDLMIYLRASLPKLRERIQKRGRSFELAISDDYLASLNQLYEEFVDAYDLGPLLILDVNELDYVNQPLDLAKVIRQVDGWLDGSREEH; from the coding sequence ATGCATATTGCTATTACAGGAAATATTGGGGCTGGCAAAACAACGCTAGCCGAATTGCTGGCTGCTCACTATGGCTGGGAAGTACTTTATGAGGCTGTAGAGGGAAACCCCTATCTGGCCGATTTCTACGAAGATATGCCGCGCTGGTCATTCAATCTGCAGATCTATTTCCTCAATAGCCGCTTTGTGCAGATGACAAAAATCATGGACAGCAAGCGAAAAAATCAAGGGCTCACATTGGTGCAGGACCGGACTATTTACGAAGATGCTGCCATTTTTGCCCGTAATCTCTATCAGAACGAAACCATGTCTGAACGGGATTATTTCACATATCGCCAGGTCTTTGAGAATATGATGAGCCTCGTTCGCCCACCCGATCTGATGATTTATCTCCGGGCCAGCCTGCCTAAACTTCGTGAACGGATTCAGAAACGGGGCCGGTCGTTTGAGCTGGCTATTAGCGATGACTACCTGGCTAGTTTAAACCAACTCTATGAAGAATTTGTGGATGCCTATGACCTCGGCCCTTTGCTAATCCTGGACGTAAATGAATTGGATTATGTGAATCAGCCTTTGGATCTCGCTAAAGTTATTCGACAGGTCGACGGCTGGCTAGATGGTTCGAGAGAAGAACATTAA
- a CDS encoding rhodanese-related sulfurtransferase translates to MKPYRVLLYYIYSPIENPEQYREEHHLLCLRLNLLGRVIVAPEGLNGTVSGLTADCEAYIAALHADPRFADTEFKIDEADGHTFQKLHVRVKAEIVHSDLGVDPLRQTGIHLEPEEFRQLKNDPDVVLVDMRSNYEHEVGKFKGAITFDMDNLRELPEHVAEIEHLKGSGKKIITYCTGGIKCEKASAYLLSQGFDNVYQLHGGIIKYGMEAGGEDFDGECYVFDNRVTVPVNHVNPVIVSTCYRCGTPTSRMINCASPVCNNHITLCDDCGHEHAGTCTDACKEDPNLRPYDGTGYYGKQTQSYSPIQGYKSRQGQKVEVVINN, encoded by the coding sequence ATGAAACCGTACCGCGTTCTTCTTTACTATATTTATTCGCCGATTGAAAACCCGGAGCAATATCGGGAAGAACATCATTTGTTGTGCCTGCGCCTGAACCTACTCGGACGCGTTATTGTGGCCCCTGAAGGGTTGAACGGAACGGTATCGGGCCTAACAGCTGATTGCGAAGCCTACATAGCCGCTCTCCATGCCGATCCTCGTTTTGCTGATACAGAATTTAAGATCGATGAAGCTGACGGGCATACGTTTCAGAAACTGCACGTTCGGGTGAAGGCCGAGATTGTTCACTCTGATCTAGGCGTTGATCCACTCCGGCAAACAGGCATTCATCTCGAACCAGAGGAGTTCAGGCAGCTCAAAAATGACCCCGATGTCGTGCTGGTCGATATGCGATCAAATTACGAACACGAAGTTGGCAAGTTCAAAGGAGCCATTACGTTCGATATGGACAACCTGCGCGAATTACCCGAACACGTGGCCGAAATCGAGCATCTGAAAGGCTCCGGCAAGAAAATCATTACCTATTGCACGGGGGGTATCAAGTGCGAGAAAGCGTCGGCCTATCTCCTTTCGCAAGGCTTCGATAATGTGTATCAGCTTCATGGCGGCATTATAAAATACGGTATGGAAGCCGGTGGCGAGGATTTCGACGGCGAATGCTATGTGTTCGATAACCGCGTAACGGTTCCAGTCAATCATGTCAATCCCGTTATTGTATCAACCTGCTATCGGTGTGGGACGCCCACCAGTCGCATGATTAACTGCGCCAGCCCAGTCTGCAACAACCATATTACGCTTTGCGACGATTGTGGACACGAGCACGCAGGCACTTGCACAGATGCCTGCAAAGAAGACCCAAACCTTCGCCCTTACGACGGCACGGGCTACTACGGCAAACAAACTCAAAGCTACTCCCCTATTCAGGGCTACAAAAGCCGGCAAGGACAGAAGGTGGAAGTAGTCATCAACAATTGA
- a CDS encoding D-2-hydroxyacid dehydrogenase, with translation MKIVVLDGYTLNPGDLSWEGLEKLGDVTVYDRTPAELVVERAKDAEVIFTNKTPLGEDLLTQLPALKFIGVLATGYNIINTDVAKQKGIIVANVPGYGTASVVQLTFALLLELTQHVKHHSDAVRDGKWAKSIDWCFWDFPLVELAGKTIGIIGFGSIGEKVGDIATAFGMNIIGSKRHQSDQSHRANFRWAEIPELLKESDVVSIHCPLTPETQGLINKENLALMKPSAFLLNTSRGPIVVDQDLADALNSGVIAGAGIDVLSKEPPAADNPLFTAKNCLITPHIAWATIEARGRLMDITVQNLAAFMDGKPVNVVNK, from the coding sequence ATGAAGATTGTCGTATTAGATGGGTACACCTTGAATCCGGGCGATTTATCCTGGGAAGGGTTGGAAAAATTAGGTGACGTTACGGTGTACGATCGAACCCCCGCCGAGCTGGTGGTGGAACGAGCAAAAGACGCCGAAGTCATTTTTACGAATAAAACACCTCTTGGCGAAGACCTCCTAACGCAGCTACCCGCGTTGAAATTTATTGGTGTTCTGGCCACTGGGTATAATATCATCAACACGGATGTTGCCAAACAGAAAGGAATAATTGTCGCCAATGTGCCTGGTTATGGAACCGCGTCGGTAGTTCAGTTAACCTTTGCCCTGCTGCTCGAATTAACCCAACACGTGAAACACCATAGCGATGCGGTGCGGGATGGCAAATGGGCTAAGTCGATTGACTGGTGTTTCTGGGATTTTCCATTAGTTGAACTGGCGGGCAAAACCATCGGGATTATTGGGTTTGGCAGTATCGGCGAGAAAGTGGGCGACATTGCCACGGCCTTTGGTATGAACATCATTGGCTCAAAACGACACCAGTCCGATCAATCGCACCGGGCTAATTTCCGTTGGGCAGAAATCCCTGAATTGCTGAAAGAGTCCGATGTGGTGAGCATTCACTGCCCATTAACACCAGAAACACAGGGGCTTATCAATAAAGAGAATCTGGCCTTGATGAAGCCTTCCGCTTTCCTGCTAAATACATCGAGAGGGCCTATCGTTGTCGATCAGGATCTGGCCGATGCGTTGAATTCGGGTGTTATTGCCGGAGCGGGTATCGATGTACTGTCGAAAGAACCGCCAGCCGCCGACAATCCGTTATTTACCGCGAAGAACTGCCTGATCACGCCACACATCGCCTGGGCAACCATAGAAGCCAGAGGCCGATTAATGGACATCACCGTCCAGAATCTTGCTGCCTTTATGGATGGGAAGCCGGTCAATGTGGTGAACAAATAG
- a CDS encoding sugar phosphate isomerase/epimerase, which translates to MNAPLCNYMKVGLVHFMAFPETMKGEGPVFETIKKVVLDEYFTAIEITTVNDLEVRRNVKSLLESSHMTVAYAAQPRLLTTGLNLNDTNEEGRQRALANVKEGIDEAYELGATGYSFLSGKYEEARKEEAFDLLVKSTNEICAYAKSKGDMNVSLEVFDYDVDKKSLIGPADLALRYVQEVRKEHDHFGLMVDLSHIPLIHETIEESLLPVKEYITHAHIGNCVVKSPDMPAYGDVHPRFGFPNGENDVPEVTHYLKVLLDIGYLNTENPPIVSFEVKPFGDEDPDVVIANAKRTLNEAWARV; encoded by the coding sequence ATGAATGCACCACTTTGTAACTACATGAAAGTTGGTCTGGTCCATTTCATGGCATTTCCCGAAACCATGAAGGGCGAAGGACCCGTGTTTGAAACCATTAAAAAAGTTGTGTTAGATGAGTACTTCACGGCTATAGAAATTACGACCGTCAACGACCTGGAGGTTCGCCGGAATGTAAAAAGCCTGCTGGAGTCCTCGCACATGACAGTCGCGTACGCGGCTCAACCCCGACTGCTAACAACGGGTCTTAACCTGAATGACACCAATGAAGAAGGGCGGCAACGGGCACTCGCCAATGTGAAAGAAGGTATCGATGAAGCCTATGAGCTAGGGGCTACCGGCTACTCGTTTTTGAGCGGTAAGTACGAAGAGGCCCGAAAAGAAGAAGCGTTTGACCTGCTCGTGAAATCGACCAACGAAATCTGCGCCTATGCAAAAAGCAAGGGCGATATGAACGTTTCGCTGGAAGTGTTTGATTATGATGTCGATAAGAAATCCCTGATTGGCCCCGCCGATCTGGCGTTACGTTACGTGCAGGAAGTTAGGAAAGAGCATGATCATTTTGGCCTAATGGTCGATTTGAGCCATATTCCTCTGATCCATGAAACGATTGAGGAATCGCTTTTGCCCGTTAAGGAGTACATCACACACGCCCACATTGGCAACTGCGTAGTCAAAAGCCCGGACATGCCTGCCTATGGCGATGTGCACCCAAGATTTGGCTTCCCGAATGGCGAAAACGACGTACCCGAAGTAACACATTATCTGAAAGTACTGCTTGATATTGGTTATTTGAATACCGAAAACCCACCTATCGTCAGTTTTGAGGTGAAACCCTTTGGTGATGAAGACCCGGATGTCGTAATTGCCAACGCCAAACGGACGCTGAACGAAGCCTGGGCGCGGGTGTAG
- a CDS encoding L-lactate permease: MVWKQVIDPFNSIALSVLVAAVPILFIFWALIIRKMKGYQASLIATGLAMIIAILVYGMPIKLALLSAAHGALYGLFPICWLVTMAVFLFNVTVKSGQFEIIKHFMASITSDRRLQALLIAFSFGSFLEGTAGFGAPVAITAAMLVGLGFNPLYASGICLIANTAPVAFGSIGIPITVASQVSGIPELPISQMVGRTLPILSIMLPFYLVSIIAGFKKAREIWPAVLVSGISFAFLQYFSSNFLGPALPDVIAGLGSIICLMVFLRFWKPKTIWRFANEPAATINTDISYTNGQLIRAWSPFIVLTIMVIAWGIQPIKDVLNSAGMTQFEFPGLHNAIQGEDGNLLPKIFKFNYFSAAGTAILIAALVVIPLVGLSYREGAQVFGATLNQLRFPILTIAAVLGFAYILNDSGITLTLAEVLANTGYLFPFFAPVLGWLGVFITGSDTSANALFSKLQYATAQSIGVDPVVTVAANISGGVVGKMISPQSIAVAAAAGNLVGKESELFRFTVKHSFYMLIFICFIVLAQAYAVKWIIPVYEMLGSKKAATVPDLSKGYIYLLVLGLLLAGIAISVLTTAKKKVQTPDFVN, from the coding sequence ATGGTTTGGAAACAAGTTATTGATCCATTTAACAGCATTGCTTTATCCGTACTCGTAGCGGCAGTGCCGATTTTATTTATATTCTGGGCGCTGATTATCAGGAAAATGAAGGGGTATCAGGCCAGTTTGATCGCTACAGGACTGGCCATGATTATTGCCATTCTTGTGTATGGCATGCCCATAAAACTGGCGCTTTTGTCGGCGGCTCACGGGGCCTTGTATGGGCTATTCCCCATTTGCTGGCTGGTGACGATGGCCGTTTTTCTATTTAACGTCACCGTGAAAAGTGGACAGTTCGAGATCATAAAACACTTCATGGCATCGATCACCTCCGACCGACGGTTGCAGGCGCTGCTGATCGCCTTTTCGTTCGGGTCTTTTCTGGAAGGTACCGCCGGATTTGGCGCGCCCGTGGCTATTACGGCAGCGATGTTGGTCGGGCTGGGATTCAATCCGCTCTATGCGTCAGGTATTTGCCTGATTGCCAATACGGCACCCGTTGCCTTTGGGTCTATTGGCATTCCTATTACGGTAGCTTCGCAAGTGTCGGGTATTCCCGAATTGCCTATTTCACAGATGGTTGGTCGGACATTGCCGATTCTGTCGATCATGTTGCCCTTTTATCTAGTGAGCATTATTGCCGGTTTCAAAAAAGCGCGGGAAATATGGCCAGCCGTGCTGGTATCGGGCATTTCATTCGCCTTTCTACAGTATTTCTCCTCGAATTTTCTGGGGCCAGCTTTGCCCGATGTGATTGCCGGACTTGGTTCAATCATCTGTCTGATGGTTTTCCTGCGCTTCTGGAAACCGAAGACGATCTGGCGCTTTGCCAATGAACCCGCAGCCACAATCAATACCGACATTAGCTACACAAACGGACAGCTCATCAGAGCCTGGTCGCCGTTTATTGTGCTGACAATCATGGTCATTGCCTGGGGAATACAACCCATCAAGGATGTCCTAAATTCGGCGGGGATGACCCAGTTTGAATTTCCGGGCCTGCACAATGCCATTCAGGGAGAAGATGGAAATCTGTTGCCTAAAATATTCAAATTCAACTACTTCTCTGCCGCCGGAACGGCCATTTTGATTGCTGCCCTAGTGGTTATTCCGCTAGTTGGTTTGAGCTACCGGGAGGGTGCGCAAGTATTTGGGGCCACGCTAAACCAACTCCGGTTTCCCATCCTGACGATTGCAGCGGTGTTAGGATTCGCCTACATCCTGAATGATTCGGGCATTACCCTCACACTGGCCGAAGTGCTGGCGAATACGGGCTACTTATTTCCATTTTTTGCGCCCGTACTGGGTTGGCTGGGTGTGTTCATTACCGGCTCCGATACATCGGCCAATGCCTTGTTCAGTAAACTCCAATATGCCACGGCCCAATCCATCGGAGTTGATCCGGTGGTGACTGTGGCCGCCAATATATCGGGTGGCGTGGTTGGTAAAATGATTTCGCCCCAATCCATTGCGGTAGCTGCGGCAGCGGGCAATCTGGTAGGCAAAGAATCCGAACTGTTTCGCTTTACAGTGAAGCATAGTTTCTACATGCTGATCTTCATTTGCTTCATCGTACTGGCTCAGGCGTATGCGGTGAAATGGATAATTCCGGTTTACGAAATGCTCGGCAGCAAGAAAGCCGCAACTGTCCCGGACTTATCGAAAGGCTATATCTATCTACTTGTGCTAGGCCTATTATTAGCCGGAATTGCCATTTCGGTTTTAACAACAGCCAAAAAGAAAGTACAAACTCCCGATTTTGTTAATTAA